From a single Bacillus gobiensis genomic region:
- a CDS encoding ABC transporter ATP-binding protein yields the protein MSDVLVTVDDLTFSLNKQPLLKNISAHFQKGRIYGLLGPNGAGKTTLLKSLLGVFTPDHGQVTYKGEPIDSQKDYLHRVGSVIEYPGFYEHLTLEENLILHMKTLRLKTDREHIRSMLGRVGLTEHIQKKFSQTSLGMKQRLGLARAMIHDPEFLLLDEPTNGLDPRGIKEMRDVLLELARNEKRSILLSSHILSEISKLADELLIMKNGEIVFRAAVPDHNQTFHSYQIEGSEEHLRKLAAIFHHSMIRLEKSSITMASARDLSEITESVEKLKCKISVKKELTLEELYLELLEQGEA from the coding sequence TTGAGCGATGTACTCGTAACAGTAGATGACCTAACCTTTTCCCTGAACAAACAGCCGTTGTTAAAAAACATTAGCGCCCATTTCCAGAAAGGGAGAATATACGGCCTTCTCGGGCCAAACGGGGCTGGAAAAACGACACTCCTTAAATCTCTTCTCGGTGTGTTCACGCCGGATCACGGACAAGTAACGTATAAAGGTGAGCCCATCGATTCACAAAAGGATTACCTGCACCGTGTAGGAAGTGTTATTGAATATCCAGGGTTTTATGAGCATTTAACCTTGGAGGAAAATTTAATATTGCATATGAAAACTCTCCGATTAAAAACGGACCGTGAACATATACGAAGTATGCTTGGAAGGGTTGGCTTAACTGAGCATATCCAGAAAAAATTTTCGCAAACGTCTCTTGGCATGAAACAGCGTCTGGGATTGGCTCGAGCGATGATCCATGATCCGGAATTTTTATTGCTTGATGAGCCGACAAACGGACTTGATCCGCGAGGAATTAAAGAAATGCGTGACGTTCTGCTTGAGCTGGCAAGAAATGAAAAGCGGTCCATTCTTCTATCCAGCCACATTCTTAGTGAGATCAGCAAACTGGCAGATGAGCTGCTGATCATGAAAAATGGAGAAATCGTCTTTCGTGCAGCAGTGCCCGACCATAACCAAACGTTTCATTCTTATCAAATAGAAGGATCGGAGGAGCATTTGCGAAAGCTGGCCGCAATCTTTCACCACTCCATGATCCGTCTCGAAAAGAGTTCAATCACAATGGCTTCTGCAAGAGATTTGTCAGAAATCACGGAATCTGTCGAAAAACTGAAGTGCAAAATCTCCGTAAAAAAAGAACTCACCTTAGAAGAATTGTACCTTGAGCTCTTAGAACAGGGGGAAGCTTAA
- a CDS encoding ABC transporter ATP-binding protein: MKENLIEVQNLKKYYPVSGGLFGRKIGQVKAVDNVSFTIKRGETFGLVGESGSGKSTIGRTILRLLDKTAGSVMYDGIDLFSLSKQEMRLLRKKLQFVFQDPFSSLNPRIRIGDAIGEATLDHQLLGKKEVRKRVEEVLELCGLPSYYYDRYPHEFSGGQRQRIGIARAAILNPDLIVADEPVSALDVSIQAQIINLFSDLQKEKGLTYLFISHDLSVVEHLCSQIGVLYLGNLMEMAPRDKIFSNPLHPYTKALLSAVPIPDPTQRRDRIVLKGDIPDPSSPPPGCKFHTRCPYAEEICKDKAPEYRKVEEDRFVACHFA, encoded by the coding sequence ATGAAAGAGAATTTAATTGAAGTACAAAACCTAAAAAAATATTATCCTGTTTCTGGAGGACTTTTTGGCAGAAAGATTGGACAAGTAAAGGCCGTTGATAATGTCAGTTTTACAATTAAACGGGGGGAAACTTTTGGCCTTGTTGGGGAATCAGGAAGCGGAAAGAGTACTATTGGGCGCACAATATTGCGTCTATTAGATAAAACAGCAGGAAGCGTTATGTATGATGGAATCGATCTTTTCTCACTCTCTAAGCAAGAAATGAGACTGCTTCGAAAAAAGCTGCAATTTGTTTTTCAGGATCCATTTAGTTCACTCAATCCGCGAATACGTATTGGTGATGCCATTGGTGAAGCAACACTCGATCATCAGCTATTAGGAAAAAAAGAAGTAAGAAAGAGAGTGGAAGAGGTACTCGAGCTTTGTGGGCTACCTTCTTATTATTATGATCGTTATCCTCACGAATTCTCAGGGGGACAGCGGCAGCGCATCGGAATTGCTAGAGCGGCCATATTAAATCCTGATCTAATTGTTGCTGATGAACCTGTTTCTGCTTTAGATGTCTCTATCCAAGCCCAAATCATTAATCTATTCAGTGATCTGCAGAAGGAAAAGGGATTAACATACTTGTTTATTTCTCATGATTTAAGTGTTGTTGAGCATCTTTGTTCACAAATAGGGGTACTCTATCTTGGCAATCTCATGGAAATGGCCCCAAGAGACAAGATTTTCTCAAACCCGCTTCATCCGTATACGAAAGCCCTGTTATCTGCAGTTCCAATTCCTGATCCTACTCAGAGAAGAGATCGTATCGTTCTTAAAGGAGATATTCCTGATCCTTCGTCTCCTCCTCCAGGATGCAAATTTCATACGAGATGCCCATATGCTGAAGAAATTTGCAAAGATAAAGCACCGGAATATAGAAAAGTAGAAGAAGATCGATTTGTGGCTTGTCACTTTGCATAA
- a CDS encoding ABC transporter permease — translation MIHLIQTEWMKWKRLMLIPFVVLVSFFPLLLNTFAMKLSKREPDIEWYYFTVFNQYSFLFPAVLMVFAGFLFYQEYKNRTVMNWLSYPYSARQMILAKMYCIAISIFALSLLNHFGLLLFMQILFSEEASLSLLANRLLSSVVFTLISLAAVPAVATFMIWTKNILIVSFAALGIMFATTLMIGADFSIINPFAFAYRVSIWIFEPSFSYENPMLYVFGSFILLAYIAVSFFVLHLFSKKPQWLMG, via the coding sequence ATGATTCATTTGATTCAGACGGAATGGATGAAATGGAAACGGCTGATGCTCATACCGTTCGTTGTTTTGGTCAGCTTTTTTCCGCTCTTATTAAATACGTTTGCTATGAAACTATCAAAGAGAGAACCGGATATTGAGTGGTATTATTTCACTGTTTTTAATCAATATAGCTTTTTGTTTCCCGCTGTCTTGATGGTGTTCGCCGGATTTCTTTTTTATCAGGAATACAAAAACAGAACGGTCATGAACTGGCTGAGCTACCCGTACTCCGCCCGGCAAATGATCCTCGCCAAAATGTATTGTATTGCGATCAGCATTTTCGCCCTTTCATTGCTTAATCACTTCGGCCTGCTGCTTTTCATGCAGATTCTGTTTTCAGAAGAGGCATCACTTTCACTACTAGCAAACAGGCTGCTAAGCTCTGTCGTCTTTACCCTGATTAGCCTGGCAGCAGTTCCAGCCGTTGCGACATTTATGATTTGGACAAAAAATATCTTAATAGTTTCATTCGCAGCGTTAGGAATAATGTTTGCAACGACCTTAATGATTGGCGCTGATTTTTCAATCATCAATCCATTTGCGTTTGCATACAGAGTCTCTATCTGGATTTTTGAGCCGTCGTTTTCCTATGAAAACCCAATGCTATATGTCTTTGGCAGCTTCATCTTGCTTGCCTATATCGCAGTTTCTTTTTTCGTTCTGCATCTATTTTCAAAAAAACCGCAATGGCTGATGGGATAG
- a CDS encoding sensor histidine kinase gives MNLTKKYVMLIVLSIFMLPLTYFGISLFLFFGVNFFAPDLHPSYDEKTVTESVNETTAEIAPNNKQQLMEQLKNEYPESTVSILASDGQLIKPNQKETEKWTPSQAAAETEKMKGSRDFMLLVPLKDDSVLYFRMDDSLFLNKWQRNSSLYAPVYFLFMLLAWAGFIYLSWLFFKRIKNRLIQLGKQMQLGTDKTIPAPVKIIQKDEIGELEHAFNDMIAELKASREQEQKESEIRRKLIADLSHDLRTPLTVMNAHAYKLQKEPLSLEGKKSLDIMTAKAASASQMMDNLTYVALLHAHKIPMKPQKQDLSKLIRDKLVEWYPMLEENEILTDVSLDKQFQWFIDKQWFTRILDNLFQNVIRHAKDGRYLLVKTDEANTYERLIIKDKGPGMAADSENRGANIGFTIVKEMTSQMGLELTVHSSNEGTEIHILKKEGL, from the coding sequence ATGAATCTAACAAAAAAGTACGTCATGCTCATTGTGCTGTCGATTTTTATGCTTCCCCTTACTTATTTCGGTATTTCCTTATTCCTTTTTTTCGGCGTCAATTTTTTTGCACCTGATCTTCATCCGAGCTATGACGAGAAAACCGTGACAGAATCGGTAAATGAAACAACAGCAGAAATAGCGCCTAATAACAAGCAACAGCTGATGGAACAGTTGAAAAACGAATATCCCGAATCAACTGTCTCCATTTTGGCTTCCGATGGGCAACTGATAAAACCAAATCAGAAAGAAACAGAGAAATGGACTCCGTCTCAAGCAGCTGCAGAGACTGAAAAGATGAAAGGCAGCCGCGACTTTATGCTGCTAGTGCCTTTAAAGGATGATTCGGTGCTGTATTTCCGAATGGATGATTCCCTGTTTTTAAACAAGTGGCAAAGAAATAGCAGCCTTTATGCCCCCGTTTACTTTCTATTTATGTTATTAGCTTGGGCTGGATTTATTTATTTGTCATGGTTATTTTTCAAGAGAATAAAAAATAGGCTCATCCAATTAGGCAAGCAAATGCAGCTAGGTACTGACAAGACGATTCCTGCCCCAGTGAAAATCATTCAGAAAGACGAAATCGGCGAGCTTGAGCATGCTTTTAACGATATGATCGCCGAGCTTAAAGCGAGCCGTGAGCAAGAACAGAAGGAATCAGAAATCAGACGAAAACTGATTGCCGATCTTTCGCACGATTTACGGACGCCGCTTACCGTGATGAATGCTCATGCTTATAAACTGCAAAAGGAGCCTTTATCATTGGAAGGGAAAAAGTCGTTGGATATTATGACAGCTAAGGCTGCATCAGCAAGCCAAATGATGGACAACCTTACCTACGTTGCCCTTCTCCACGCGCATAAAATTCCGATGAAGCCCCAGAAGCAAGATTTATCAAAGCTGATCAGGGACAAATTAGTCGAATGGTATCCAATGCTGGAAGAAAACGAGATTCTGACGGATGTTTCACTCGATAAACAGTTCCAATGGTTCATCGATAAGCAGTGGTTTACACGAATCCTTGATAACCTTTTCCAAAATGTCATTCGCCACGCAAAGGACGGACGCTACCTCCTTGTGAAAACAGATGAGGCAAATACTTATGAACGGCTCATCATTAAAGACAAAGGTCCAGGGATGGCAGCTGATTCTGAAAACCGCGGAGCAAATATTGGCTTTACCATTGTCAAGGAGATGACAAGCCAGATGGGTTTAGAGCTTACAGTCCATAGCTCGAATGAAGGAACAGAAATTCACATATTAAAAAAAGAAGGACTTTAA
- a CDS encoding LCP family protein — protein sequence MNRTDLKKQKKRKFRWFRFILFLMVFILIAGTAYWIVQYNSGKSAASEDAPKKEDYQFDGSIPNNGEMNVLLLGSDSRGEELARTDTIMIAHYSDKQKQPKLISIMRDSYVSIPGYGNNKINAAFAFGGPDLLRKTIEENFGIDINYYAIVDFEGFEKVADIVAPNGIKVNVPHKMSEGIGMTLQPGEQTLKGKQLLGYVRYRKDTQSDFGRVARQQEVLSKMKEEATDIESITQLPKILGTIEPYVTTNVPSTAFLGLGRDIVLGDTKEVDTLRIPVDGSYTDQSYSNIGSVLDLDIEENSQAIKDFLAGKASQESDSSS from the coding sequence ATGAATAGAACTGACTTAAAAAAACAAAAGAAGAGAAAATTTAGGTGGTTTCGCTTCATTCTTTTTCTTATGGTTTTTATATTAATAGCAGGTACTGCTTATTGGATTGTCCAATATAATAGCGGGAAATCGGCCGCAAGCGAGGATGCGCCTAAAAAAGAAGACTATCAATTTGACGGTTCGATCCCAAATAACGGCGAAATGAACGTCCTCCTTTTGGGAAGTGACAGCCGCGGGGAAGAACTCGCGCGAACCGATACAATTATGATCGCCCATTATTCGGATAAACAAAAACAGCCAAAGCTCATCAGCATCATGCGAGATTCCTACGTAAGTATTCCAGGCTACGGCAATAATAAAATAAATGCTGCTTTTGCATTTGGCGGACCTGACCTGTTACGCAAAACGATTGAAGAAAATTTCGGAATAGATATTAACTACTACGCCATTGTCGACTTTGAAGGCTTTGAAAAAGTGGCGGATATCGTTGCGCCGAACGGGATAAAAGTCAATGTTCCGCACAAGATGTCAGAAGGTATCGGAATGACGCTTCAACCAGGAGAACAAACCTTAAAAGGAAAACAGCTTCTAGGATATGTCCGTTACCGAAAAGACACCCAAAGTGATTTTGGCCGCGTCGCACGCCAGCAGGAAGTCTTGTCAAAAATGAAAGAAGAAGCAACGGACATAGAAAGCATCACCCAGCTGCCGAAAATTCTTGGTACAATTGAACCTTATGTTACAACCAATGTCCCATCAACTGCCTTTTTAGGCTTAGGAAGAGATATTGTACTTGGTGATACAAAAGAAGTTGATACTCTGCGGATACCGGTCGACGGTTCATATACAGATCAGAGCTATAGTAATATTGGATCCGTACTTGATCTGGACATCGAAGAAAACAGCCAAGCTATCAAAGATTTCCTGGCTGGTAAAGCGAGCCAAGAATCCGATTCATCATCGTAA
- a CDS encoding ABC transporter ATP-binding protein, translating into MSTAPKTIMDIKNISIHFSTENGIVKAVNDISFRIKEGETVCIVGESGCGKSVTAMTLMGLIDEATGKVMSGEVWFNGQDLLKARKREMNRLRGNDIAMIFQEPMSSLNPVLKIGHQIEEAILEHRQISRKNAKKLVLELIELVGIPGTKKIAESYPHQLSGGMLQRIMIAIALSCNPKLLIADEPTTALDVTIQAQILELLKKVNEEKNTSILLITHDLGVVAEVADYVVVMYAGKIVEQASVYELFKNPQHPYTKGLLKSKPVINQRKDRLYSIPGQVPNLTNVDGFCLFSDRCEYCMPVCREKQPALKKTKVGHQVACWLQEEETG; encoded by the coding sequence ATGTCAACCGCACCAAAAACCATTATGGATATAAAAAATATTAGTATTCATTTTTCAACTGAAAACGGAATCGTAAAAGCTGTTAACGACATCAGCTTTCGTATAAAAGAAGGGGAAACGGTGTGCATCGTTGGAGAGTCGGGCTGCGGGAAGAGTGTAACCGCGATGACCTTAATGGGTTTAATTGATGAAGCTACAGGAAAAGTTATGAGCGGTGAGGTTTGGTTTAACGGGCAGGATCTTTTAAAAGCTAGAAAAAGAGAGATGAATCGTTTAAGAGGTAACGACATTGCTATGATTTTTCAAGAGCCCATGTCATCCCTAAATCCAGTGTTGAAAATTGGCCATCAAATTGAAGAAGCAATCCTTGAGCATCGGCAGATTTCCAGAAAAAATGCCAAGAAGTTGGTCCTCGAGTTGATTGAGCTTGTCGGGATTCCCGGAACAAAAAAAATTGCAGAAAGCTACCCCCATCAGTTAAGCGGAGGAATGCTGCAAAGAATAATGATCGCGATCGCTTTAAGCTGCAACCCTAAGTTATTAATAGCAGATGAACCTACGACTGCCTTAGATGTTACGATTCAAGCGCAGATCCTTGAGCTATTAAAAAAGGTTAATGAGGAGAAAAACACATCTATCCTTTTAATTACCCACGATCTTGGAGTTGTGGCAGAAGTGGCGGATTATGTCGTGGTTATGTACGCAGGGAAAATTGTTGAGCAGGCATCAGTATATGAGCTATTTAAAAATCCACAGCATCCTTATACAAAAGGATTATTAAAGTCAAAACCAGTGATAAACCAAAGAAAAGACAGGCTATATTCGATTCCTGGCCAGGTGCCAAACCTAACCAATGTAGATGGCTTTTGCCTATTTAGTGATAGATGTGAATATTGTATGCCGGTATGCCGAGAAAAGCAGCCGGCATTAAAAAAGACAAAAGTCGGTCATCAGGTTGCTTGCTGGTTGCAAGAGGAGGAGACAGGATGA
- a CDS encoding response regulator transcription factor yields MANHVVIVEDEKEIGEVIVEHLQEKGYRTTWIKSGEDLINYLEDCDLILLDVMLPGLDGFTIGSRIKSRHPNLPIILLTARSAIDDKLNGLEFADDYITKPFHPDELTARMEICLRRYDKKQESIIHIRHLKINLEGYEVFNLETDETIPLTETQFKLLFTMVKHANQILTKERLYELIWDQTYVEGDKTLSVHIRYLRKKIEKDPNHPLIIETIRGIGYRVKQ; encoded by the coding sequence ATGGCAAACCATGTTGTCATTGTTGAAGACGAGAAAGAAATAGGAGAAGTAATAGTCGAACATTTACAGGAAAAAGGGTACCGTACAACCTGGATAAAGAGCGGAGAAGACTTGATCAATTATCTGGAGGACTGTGATTTGATTCTGCTTGATGTCATGCTTCCGGGGCTAGATGGATTTACGATCGGCAGCAGAATAAAGAGCCGTCATCCGAACCTCCCTATCATCCTTTTGACTGCCCGTTCTGCCATAGATGATAAGTTAAATGGCCTTGAATTTGCCGATGATTACATTACGAAACCCTTTCATCCAGATGAGCTGACTGCCCGGATGGAAATCTGCTTGAGAAGATATGATAAAAAGCAAGAAAGCATCATTCATATCCGCCATCTGAAAATAAATTTGGAAGGCTATGAAGTTTTCAATCTAGAAACCGATGAAACGATCCCTTTAACGGAAACCCAATTTAAGCTGCTGTTTACGATGGTCAAGCATGCAAATCAAATTCTAACAAAGGAACGGCTGTACGAATTGATTTGGGATCAAACGTATGTGGAAGGGGACAAAACCTTGAGTGTACATATCCGCTACTTGCGAAAAAAAATCGAAAAGGATCCGAATCATCCCCTCATAATCGAAACAATCCGGGGAATCGGCTACAGAGTGAAGCAATGA
- a CDS encoding MDR family MFS transporter produces MDKGSKPINQKTIAAVLIAGAFVGILNQTLLITALPIIMHDMNVNPSQVQWLTTIFLLTNGIMIPITAFLISKFTTRQLYLAAMGLFAFGTFLAAVAPVFSALLVGRVIQAAGAGILIPLMQTIFLNIFPEEKRGSVMGFVGLVISFAPAIGPTLSGWIIGHGSWRLLFYIILPIALINIAFAWYSLKNITEQTNPKLDILSILLSTLGFGGMLYGFSVAGSDGWSSSQVMFSLIGGALALVLFIWRQLILSAPIMEFRVFKSPLFAISSAIGIVIFASLIGAETVLPIYVQDIRGFSALDSGLMLLPGAIMMGIMSPITGRIFDKVGARGLSITGLFLLTASTLPFSFLNDATPFWYMTVMFTIRMAGISMVMMPIMTAALNELNNRLIPHGTAMINTLNQIGGSIGTAVLITVFSTSSAASNASSSAAATHGVNSAFFVATVISFVGFVLSMFIKRKANTKEKTVQGVPKSSIN; encoded by the coding sequence TTGGATAAAGGAAGCAAGCCGATTAATCAAAAGACTATTGCTGCTGTTCTGATCGCGGGAGCGTTTGTTGGGATTTTGAACCAGACGTTATTAATCACCGCTCTACCGATCATAATGCATGATATGAATGTCAACCCAAGCCAAGTACAATGGCTAACTACCATTTTCCTATTAACAAATGGGATCATGATTCCGATTACGGCTTTTTTGATTTCTAAATTTACGACGAGACAGTTATATTTGGCAGCAATGGGGTTATTTGCATTTGGCACATTTCTTGCCGCTGTTGCCCCCGTTTTTTCTGCTTTGCTTGTTGGAAGGGTAATCCAGGCGGCAGGAGCAGGCATATTAATTCCATTAATGCAAACGATATTCTTGAATATATTTCCTGAAGAAAAGCGCGGATCAGTTATGGGATTCGTAGGATTGGTTATCTCCTTTGCCCCCGCCATAGGACCAACACTTTCCGGCTGGATCATTGGCCATGGTTCATGGAGACTCTTGTTTTATATTATCCTGCCGATTGCTTTGATTAATATCGCCTTTGCCTGGTATTCTCTCAAAAATATAACCGAGCAAACGAACCCGAAATTAGATATTCTTTCAATCTTGTTGTCTACTTTAGGTTTCGGAGGGATGCTATATGGCTTCAGCGTGGCAGGTTCTGACGGATGGTCATCGTCACAAGTTATGTTTTCCCTGATTGGCGGTGCGCTTGCACTTGTTCTCTTTATTTGGAGGCAGCTGATTTTGTCAGCTCCGATCATGGAGTTTCGAGTGTTTAAATCTCCTTTGTTTGCGATCAGTTCAGCAATAGGAATCGTGATCTTTGCGTCACTTATAGGTGCAGAAACAGTTTTGCCGATTTACGTTCAGGATATAAGAGGGTTTTCAGCACTCGACTCAGGTTTGATGCTTCTTCCCGGCGCAATAATGATGGGAATTATGTCGCCTATTACCGGCAGAATTTTTGACAAGGTCGGAGCAAGAGGGCTCTCAATTACAGGATTGTTTTTATTAACTGCTTCAACTTTGCCTTTCTCGTTCCTAAATGATGCAACGCCATTTTGGTATATGACCGTCATGTTCACGATTCGGATGGCCGGGATTTCCATGGTTATGATGCCAATAATGACAGCTGCGCTCAATGAGCTTAACAACCGATTGATTCCGCATGGAACTGCGATGATCAATACGTTGAACCAAATTGGAGGATCTATCGGCACAGCCGTATTAATCACCGTATTTTCAACATCATCCGCAGCTTCGAACGCATCATCATCCGCAGCTGCAACACATGGTGTAAACAGTGCATTTTTCGTCGCAACTGTGATTTCTTTCGTTGGTTTTGTTCTCTCCATGTTTATTAAACGGAAGGCAAATACAAAAGAGAAGACTGTACAAGGAGTGCCTAAGTCATCCATTAATTAA
- the opp4C gene encoding oligopeptide ABC transporter permease, translating into MNTRSIKKPVSIWRLTFRRLMKNRMAMGGLYFLVFIFVFCFIGPLFSPYAGNKVDTLNINSAPNASHWLGTDKLGRDILTRVMQAGRISLTVGLGSMVLSVSIGAALGIVAGYYRGIVDQVIMRTADVLMTIPGLPLLFIMAAVMSDWKVPADTRLYIVMIMLSFVGWPGLARLVRSQVLSLREREFMHAADALGLKDRRKLFGHLMPNIIPILIVSATLSVGGAILSESVLSYFGLGVVPPTASWGNMIDSANSLIDFQRRPWLWIPPGLAIFATVVSINLLGDGLRDALDPNIKGRK; encoded by the coding sequence GTGAACACAAGATCGATAAAGAAACCAGTATCAATTTGGAGATTAACCTTTCGAAGACTAATGAAAAACAGAATGGCAATGGGAGGATTATACTTCCTTGTTTTTATATTTGTTTTTTGTTTTATTGGACCTCTATTTTCTCCTTATGCAGGAAATAAAGTGGATACATTAAATATCAATAGTGCACCGAATGCCTCTCACTGGTTGGGGACTGACAAGCTTGGCAGAGATATTCTTACCAGGGTGATGCAAGCAGGAAGAATATCCCTAACGGTTGGTCTTGGATCCATGGTACTTTCTGTTTCAATTGGGGCAGCACTTGGGATTGTTGCAGGATATTATCGTGGAATAGTAGATCAAGTGATTATGAGAACAGCGGATGTACTAATGACGATACCTGGGCTTCCACTTTTGTTCATTATGGCAGCAGTTATGTCCGATTGGAAGGTGCCTGCGGATACTAGGTTATATATCGTCATGATCATGCTGAGTTTCGTTGGTTGGCCGGGACTTGCCCGACTCGTAAGAAGCCAGGTTTTGAGTTTAAGAGAACGTGAATTTATGCATGCAGCTGACGCCTTAGGTCTCAAGGATAGAAGAAAGCTATTTGGTCATTTAATGCCTAATATTATTCCTATACTTATTGTCTCGGCTACTCTAAGTGTTGGGGGCGCAATATTAAGTGAATCTGTACTTAGTTATTTTGGTTTGGGAGTCGTTCCTCCAACAGCTTCATGGGGCAATATGATAGACTCAGCCAATTCACTAATCGATTTTCAAAGAAGACCTTGGCTGTGGATCCCTCCTGGATTAGCAATATTTGCAACGGTAGTAAGCATTAATCTACTTGGTGATGGTTTGAGGGATGCCTTAGATCCGAATATAAAAGGGAGGAAGTAA
- a CDS encoding sulfurtransferase: protein MSVIVSPNWVYKQVNEHPNDTVIVDVRFHLTKPEQGRKEYLAGHIPDAFFLDLDLDLSGDLGEHGGRHPLPDVEKVTKALGDIGIHSKSTVIAYDDNEGMYASRFWWQLHYLGHENIHILDGGYKNWLERGLEASTKLPEAVAVEYVPRVREEALVDVNGVKARIGNSNSVLVDSRDQARYLGAEEPLDHKAGHIPTAVNYFWKNVIDDEGRWKSVEGLTENYAGLDKTKEIIVYCGSGVSACPNVIGLKQAGFQNIKLYAGSWSDWISYPENEIATGEES, encoded by the coding sequence ATGTCAGTAATCGTATCGCCAAATTGGGTATACAAACAGGTCAACGAGCATCCGAATGATACAGTGATAGTTGATGTGCGATTTCATTTAACCAAGCCTGAGCAAGGTCGAAAAGAGTACCTTGCCGGACATATTCCGGACGCTTTTTTTCTTGATCTGGACTTAGATTTATCAGGAGATCTAGGAGAACATGGAGGGAGGCATCCACTTCCGGATGTCGAAAAAGTCACGAAGGCACTCGGGGATATCGGGATTCATTCAAAGTCAACAGTCATTGCATACGATGATAATGAGGGAATGTATGCCTCGCGTTTTTGGTGGCAGCTCCATTATCTTGGTCATGAAAACATTCATATTTTAGACGGCGGCTACAAAAACTGGCTGGAAAGAGGCTTGGAGGCTTCTACAAAGCTGCCGGAAGCAGTAGCTGTTGAGTATGTGCCGCGTGTAAGAGAAGAAGCGCTTGTCGATGTGAATGGTGTAAAAGCAAGAATCGGAAATTCAAACTCCGTGCTGGTCGATTCTCGTGATCAAGCGAGATATTTAGGAGCAGAAGAACCGCTTGACCATAAAGCGGGCCATATTCCCACTGCTGTCAATTATTTTTGGAAAAACGTGATCGATGATGAAGGCAGATGGAAAAGTGTAGAGGGATTAACAGAGAATTATGCAGGGCTTGATAAAACGAAAGAAATCATTGTGTACTGTGGATCAGGCGTTTCGGCATGTCCGAATGTGATCGGTTTAAAGCAAGCCGGATTTCAAAACATAAAGCTGTATGCCGGAAGCTGGAGCGATTGGATCAGCTATCCGGAAAATGAAATAGCAACAGGTGAAGAATCGTAA
- the manA gene encoding mannose-6-phosphate isomerase, class I: protein MSQSPIFLIPEFKDRIWGGTALKDQFEYDIPSETTGECWAISAHPNGPNKVASGPYEGKTLIELWENHRELFGNVEGKAFPLLTKILDANKDLSVQVHPDDIYANENENGELGKTECWYIIDCKENAEMIYGHTARSKTELVTMVNSGDWDGLLRRVAIKPGDFFYVPSGTIHALCEGTLVLETQQSSDTTYRVYDYDRTDQSGNKRELHLNKAIDVTTVPHVDGLVDESTSQKEGITIKTFVQAEYFSVYKWDVDGQAELSQEHPFMLGSVIAGEAALLHEGVSYPLKKGSHFILPAETGDFQIEGTCTIIASHV from the coding sequence ATGAGCCAATCACCAATCTTTTTAATTCCAGAATTCAAGGATCGAATTTGGGGAGGAACTGCACTAAAGGATCAGTTTGAATATGACATCCCCTCAGAAACTACGGGCGAATGCTGGGCAATTTCAGCACATCCGAATGGCCCAAACAAAGTAGCATCAGGTCCCTATGAAGGCAAAACCTTGATTGAGCTGTGGGAGAATCATAGAGAGCTGTTCGGCAACGTTGAAGGAAAGGCGTTTCCGTTGCTTACGAAAATACTAGACGCGAACAAGGATTTATCTGTACAAGTTCATCCGGATGATATTTATGCGAACGAAAACGAAAACGGTGAGCTAGGTAAAACGGAATGCTGGTACATCATTGATTGCAAAGAAAATGCAGAGATGATTTACGGTCATACTGCTAGGTCAAAAACAGAGCTGGTTACAATGGTAAACAGTGGGGACTGGGACGGCCTTCTGCGAAGAGTAGCGATTAAGCCGGGAGATTTTTTCTATGTGCCGAGCGGGACGATTCACGCATTATGTGAAGGGACCCTTGTTCTTGAAACTCAGCAAAGCTCGGATACGACGTATCGTGTCTATGATTATGACAGAACCGATCAAAGCGGTAACAAACGGGAGCTTCATTTAAATAAAGCAATCGACGTAACAACTGTTCCGCACGTTGATGGCTTAGTGGATGAATCTACGTCTCAAAAAGAAGGAATCACGATCAAAACATTTGTACAGGCTGAATATTTTTCTGTTTACAAGTGGGATGTTGACGGACAAGCTGAGCTTTCTCAAGAACATCCATTTATGCTTGGCAGCGTGATTGCTGGAGAAGCCGCATTGCTTCACGAGGGAGTCTCCTATCCTCTCAAAAAAGGAAGCCACTTCATATTGCCGGCTGAAACAGGCGATTTTCAAATTGAAGGGACATGCACAATTATTGCTTCCCATGTGTAA